The uncultured Desulfuromonas sp. genome has a segment encoding these proteins:
- a CDS encoding gamma-glutamylcyclotransferase family protein — translation MALVFQYGSNLSTARLNGPDRLDGGAQVVGVARTVACYQLDFTVWSHHNNCAAADLVADEAGRAIYGVLYRIADHLVFGHHSHMTLDRIENEGQSYRREQIAVLTRGSDEPISVWTYRVIDPQEHLQTELDYVRHLLIGMQEHDFPDDYQDYVVSRILRNQPSLKKMLAGAVIA, via the coding sequence ATGGCGTTGGTTTTTCAATACGGCTCGAACCTTTCCACGGCGCGCCTCAATGGGCCGGATCGTCTGGACGGAGGCGCACAGGTTGTCGGTGTGGCACGCACGGTTGCCTGTTATCAGCTCGATTTTACCGTGTGGAGTCACCACAATAACTGTGCCGCGGCGGATCTGGTTGCTGACGAGGCGGGACGAGCGATTTACGGCGTGCTTTATAGGATTGCGGATCATCTGGTTTTCGGCCATCACAGCCATATGACCCTGGATCGGATTGAAAATGAAGGGCAGTCCTATCGTCGCGAACAGATTGCCGTGTTGACCCGTGGCAGTGATGAACCGATTTCAGTCTGGACGTATCGGGTGATCGATCCGCAGGAACATCTGCAAACTGAGCTGGATTATGTGCGTCATCTGTTGATCGGCATGCAAGAGCATGATTTTCCTGACGACTACCAGGACTATGTCGTGAGCAGAATTCTTCGCAATCAGCCGTCGTTAAAGAAGATGCTGGCCGGAGCTGTCATCGCCTAA
- a CDS encoding FprA family A-type flavoprotein yields the protein MKAVQISDGIYCLPVNLESYQLFEGMWPMPNGISINSYVVQGEKTALIDLIEDINDKPADFQSELQSIDLTPKSFDYLIINHMEPDHTSWIPTLIKENPDVEIYLTKKAAAVLNSFFAITEHTHIIKDGDTLDLGGGKVLQFFETPNIHWPETMMTFEQSSGTLFSCDAFGAYGTVEDIFFDDQLTNEQHDFFHQEALRYYANIVASFSTFVTKGITRLEDLDIKVIAPSHGIIWRENPKAIIDSYLRFASYMTGPAEEEITLIWASMYGNTAKLVDSIIKGVESEGVPLHVHRVPDEHVGMILASAWKSSGLILGMPTYEYEMFPPMSWVLDMFRRKKIQNKKVLRFGSAGWSGGAQRELDRITEKNKWEFMEPIEWFGAAGQEQHDLAVQRAAELARMIKEG from the coding sequence ATGAAAGCAGTTCAAATCAGTGACGGGATCTACTGTTTACCCGTTAACCTTGAAAGCTATCAATTGTTTGAAGGCATGTGGCCGATGCCCAACGGCATCTCCATTAACAGTTATGTGGTCCAGGGCGAAAAAACCGCGCTGATCGACCTCATCGAAGATATCAACGACAAGCCGGCCGATTTTCAGTCCGAGCTACAGTCCATTGATCTGACACCGAAGAGTTTCGACTATCTGATCATCAACCACATGGAGCCGGATCACACCAGCTGGATTCCGACCCTGATCAAAGAAAACCCCGATGTCGAAATCTATCTGACCAAAAAAGCCGCGGCAGTCCTCAACTCGTTCTTTGCCATCACCGAGCACACACATATTATCAAGGATGGTGACACACTCGATCTCGGCGGCGGCAAGGTGCTGCAGTTTTTCGAAACCCCCAACATCCACTGGCCGGAAACCATGATGACCTTTGAGCAGAGCAGCGGCACGCTGTTTTCCTGCGATGCGTTCGGCGCCTACGGTACGGTGGAAGACATTTTCTTTGACGATCAACTCACCAACGAGCAGCACGACTTCTTCCACCAGGAAGCCCTGCGTTACTACGCCAACATCGTCGCCAGCTTCTCCACGTTCGTCACCAAAGGGATCACCCGCCTTGAAGATCTCGACATCAAGGTCATCGCCCCCTCGCACGGCATCATCTGGCGAGAAAATCCCAAAGCGATCATCGACTCTTACCTCCGTTTCGCCAGTTACATGACTGGTCCGGCCGAAGAAGAGATCACCTTGATCTGGGCCAGCATGTACGGCAACACCGCCAAACTGGTCGACAGCATCATCAAAGGCGTTGAAAGCGAAGGCGTGCCCCTGCACGTCCACCGCGTGCCCGATGAGCACGTCGGCATGATCCTCGCCTCCGCATGGAAATCCTCCGGTCTGATCCTCGGCATGCCGACCTACGAGTATGAGATGTTCCCGCCCATGTCGTGGGTGCTGGATATGTTCCGCCGAAAAAAGATTCAGAACAAAAAAGTCCTGCGCTTCGGTTCCGCTGGCTGGTCCGGCGGCGCACAACGCGAGCTGGATCGCATCACGGAAAAGAACAAATGGGAATTCATGGAGCCCATCGAATGGTTCGGCGCTGCCGGGCAGGAACAACATGATCTGGCCGTGCAACGCGCTGCTGAGCTGGCACGGATGATCAAAGAAGGTTAA
- a CDS encoding sensor domain-containing diguanylate cyclase — MRLLYSNLPVSIIISAVLLVIIIFAFTSVIDHERLFVWSGLLGLALFSRAVSYIYWKKYRLGSMKSPDWLFWFRLGAIITGILWGVGGVVLTPQESLSHKIYISFAVGGLSAGAAITMAVDRVCVNSYLLSVLCPHILYLFSIGDKFSVGMATMMTLFLVFLLPSAKQLRLQFEENFYLRHNAIESEQRFRQMLESSPIAARIADVKTNQVLFANSSYISLIESTPDQVLGVVTTAYYPDEDVYADMMHKLCHGEQILNELIELRAPDEQGWVKWVLASYISVDYEDQSAILGWFYDITDRKIMEEEVEKMAYYDVLTGLPNRSLFFDRLKQALIKADREKRLVGLLFLDLDKFKPVNDQYGHHVGDVLLKAVAERIRCCLRRKTDSVARIGGDEFVILLPTLATIEDGVKIGEKIREELSQPFVVDGKVLDVSSSIGMAVYPTHADDEHDLIKSADIAMYYAKADGRNRVNVYYEAMVR, encoded by the coding sequence GTGAGACTTCTTTATTCCAACCTGCCGGTTTCCATCATTATCAGTGCAGTACTTCTTGTTATCATCATTTTTGCCTTCACCTCTGTTATTGACCACGAACGCCTGTTTGTATGGTCAGGTTTGCTTGGCTTGGCGTTATTCAGTCGGGCGGTATCCTACATTTACTGGAAGAAATACCGCCTTGGTTCCATGAAGAGCCCTGACTGGCTGTTCTGGTTTCGCCTTGGCGCAATTATTACCGGAATTCTGTGGGGCGTTGGTGGTGTGGTTTTGACACCACAGGAGAGTCTCAGCCACAAAATTTATATTTCCTTTGCGGTTGGCGGCTTAAGTGCCGGGGCCGCCATTACGATGGCTGTTGATCGGGTTTGCGTCAATAGTTACCTGCTTTCCGTTCTGTGTCCTCATATCCTCTATCTGTTCTCCATTGGCGATAAGTTCTCCGTCGGCATGGCAACAATGATGACATTGTTCCTGGTGTTTTTGTTGCCAAGTGCAAAACAGTTACGCTTACAGTTTGAAGAGAATTTTTACCTCAGGCATAACGCGATTGAAAGCGAACAGAGGTTTCGCCAGATGCTCGAAAGTAGCCCTATCGCAGCCCGCATAGCCGATGTCAAAACCAACCAGGTTCTTTTTGCCAACAGCAGTTATATCAGCCTGATCGAATCGACTCCGGATCAGGTTCTTGGTGTTGTGACGACAGCGTATTATCCCGATGAGGACGTTTATGCGGATATGATGCACAAACTTTGTCATGGCGAACAGATTCTCAATGAATTAATTGAGTTGCGCGCGCCTGATGAGCAGGGGTGGGTCAAGTGGGTGCTCGCTTCTTATATCTCCGTTGACTACGAAGATCAGTCTGCCATCCTGGGCTGGTTTTACGATATTACCGATCGGAAAATCATGGAAGAAGAGGTCGAAAAAATGGCCTATTACGATGTTCTGACCGGATTACCGAATCGAAGCCTGTTTTTTGACCGTTTAAAGCAAGCCCTGATCAAAGCAGACCGCGAAAAAAGACTCGTTGGGCTACTGTTCCTCGATCTGGACAAATTCAAACCCGTCAACGACCAATACGGGCATCATGTTGGCGATGTGCTCCTTAAGGCCGTTGCCGAGCGTATCCGCTGCTGTTTACGCCGTAAAACAGACTCCGTTGCCCGAATCGGCGGTGATGAATTTGTTATTCTTCTGCCGACTCTGGCAACCATCGAAGACGGCGTGAAAATCGGTGAAAAAATAAGGGAAGAATTGAGTCAGCCCTTTGTGGTGGATGGCAAGGTTCTTGATGTTTCTTCAAGTATCGGTATGGCTGTTTATCCAACCCATGCCGACGATGAACACGATCTGATCAAGTCGGCGGATATTGCCATGTACTATGCCAAGGCTGATGGACGGAACCGTGTGAATGTTTATTATGAGGCTATGGTCAGGTGA